The DNA segment ATCTCTCCACACGTCAAACCCGTTACTATACCAATCTCATTACGTTCCATTTTCTCCGAGTTTAGGTGGCAGAACAATCCTTCCCTGGTATCATTCCTACAGTATGCTACGTCTGTCGATGTATCCTCACTTTCCTCGCTCAGTCTTAATCCCAACTTTAAAGATACTGTGTCCTGCCATGCAGCTGTCCTCCATGTTTTGACATCACATGGAATCTCGTGTCACGTCCCTAGGATCTTCATATCCATGACAAAGATGTGCCGTTCGGTGCAAGAATCTATGTTAGTTGCTGATTTCTATAGGAGGTTTAAGTCTCAGCTTACCCCCAAATACTGCCACGCATTGTTGGATTTATTGGCAAAATATGATGTGGTCGTTGAGATGAAGAAAGTTTATACAGAAATTTTGGAGAAAGGTATGGTCTCTTCTCGGGGTACTTACACACCCAATCTCATGATTGAGTCATATTGTAAGCGTGGATATGTGGTTGAGTCGAGACAGTATCTCTGTAAGATGATTCAAGCTGGCTTGGCTCCTGATCTTGTCACGTTTACATCTTTGGTTCTTGGTCATTGTAGAAGACACCATGTGGAAGCTGCTTTTCATGTTTTCAATGAGATGGTAGATCATGGGTGTGCACAATGCTATGAGAAGCTCATATTAGAGATCTGTGAAGTTAGGAATCTTGAAATGGCGGAGAGGGTGTTGGATCAAATGCTTAAAGAAGGAATAGTTCCAagtgatagtatttttattACCCTTGTTAACCGTTGCTGCATGCTTCAAGAGTATGGAGAAGCTGTGAAGATTGTGGAAGATATGATTCGTTGTGGTCACTTACTGCCATTTGAGTATTGCAAAACGTTGGTTTACAGGTTGTATGACGTAGGAGATAAAAGGAGAGCAGGATCACTTATAAAGAAGCTGCTTTGCTCTGGCTTTTACCATGATGAACTTGCTTGTGAAAACTGGCTTAACATAGGGCAGAGCGGCTCGTTGCTACACCTTCTCTTTTATGAGTTGCAACCATCTTCTGCTTTGTTTTTGTAACGTTGACGAAGAaactatatgttaaataattgttttcttACGAGTTTAAAATGTGAGCACTAAttgagtttaaaatttttgttattgaaTTTATTTTCCACAGTTGTTGACActaaaaacaaatcacaaaaacaTCCAACATCAAGTAACTATGGTAGCCTCTTGTACGCCCAAcaactaagaagaagaagaagatagttGTTAGATTATTGCGTCTCAAGTGGAGGAGAACGTGTGAAGGCGGTGCAACTAGGAAAAAGTTAACTCAACCATCCGGTCTGTTGTCGAAAAAGAGAGATTGATCCGTACAATGCCTGACTCGAATCTCCTTGAGACCGCCTTCGCTCTGATCGACAACAGACCGGATGGTTGAGTTAACTTTTTCCTCGGACTCTGGACTCCACCAGTAGATGGAATCTGCGGAAGATAGAAACTCAGCTTTGAGGTCCAAGATAGTGTTGAGGGACGGGTCTTGGCATAGGTTTTTCCACGTTTTGCAGACCAGCATTTGTCCGTTCCGTCGTTGTCCCATGCTCAGACGTGAGAAGATGCCGAGGAGACATTCCGGAGGCAACTCTGTCCAGTCAGGGTGGACTCTAGATCCCATCTGATCTGGAATGAAGAAGAATGtactgaaaaaataaaattgtgagATCCAAGTGATTGCATATGGTTGTGACGGATACCTTAcaacaaagaagaaagaagaagatatgtTAAGATAAATAGTCCCATTAAGCAAATGTTAAGAACAGATGAAATTATTTTGATGCGTGTAGTAGAACAGTCAATCATATATTATGTTCATtgaatttagagagagagagagagcttccTCGTTTCGGTATGGAAAAAGTCTTTGGTCAGACTTTTCTATTAGAGGTCAGCCATTTCTAGGCCATTTTAAACAATAAACAATTATTGGATTAGAGATTTTAGAAGATTTtgatttcattttaaaatctctttttattcaacaatgatttttaaactagaaaattatttgtaaattaCATTGTATTATTGAACATAGAATTTTCTTACATGCGTGTGGATACTTTACATCcatctttatttaaaaaaaattcgagaATGAATCTTATACCTCTAAACATGTTACTTGGTAAAGAAGAAACATATGAAGAGAGAAATCGGCAACTTCGTTCCGCCATGTAGATCATCGTTTCCTTTAGGACCATTACCAAGCATTTCCTTCTTTGTTGCTTCGTCGATCATTTGTTTACCAGATCTGGTTTAGGTCAATGCCCTGGACTTTGTCAGTGACAAACGAAGAAGATAGTTAAATCTCAGGAAATTAGCTAGCTGTTGGAGTTCTTGCGTCTCAAGTTACCTAACATGATATTCAGACAGCTTCGTTATTTCGATTAGTTTGTTATATGAAACCTGTTCTATTTATTAAAAACGACACAAAGTAGTATACATGTTGGCGGCACTTCTGCAATTATTCCTGCAAAACTCATTATTTTcgattatttgtttttattggtgGCCATTATCAACTGATTAGTCTGATTAGTTTTGCAGCACTAAATTAGTAAATTACACAAGAGACAATATTTTGGTTTCGGTAAACGGCGTTgcatatttaaaatctaaatgTACACTATTGTAAAATCCCAGTGGTTTTAACTTGTGATGATACCTTATACAAACCAAcatatataacaaatattttcttacaaattaaAATCAGAAAAGCAAATTAAAAGAAACTGACACTTTAAATACAATCTACATGCGTCTCCTTGGTCGCAAGGTTGGAGGATTTGGTTATCCTAGCTTGATCTCTTTCAAATTCCTTAACGTTGAGGTACTTGTTGTAATACAATCGCTAGTCAAGTAACTGCACCCGAACAAGTCCAAGTACTCTAGATTTGAACATTGTTTACATAGTTTTGAAAGGGCTCTATCAGTCAATGTGGAGAATCGAAGTTCCAGGTGCTTTACCTGACTCATGTATTTAAGAATACTTTGTGCATCAGCATTCCCTAAAGTTTCGAAACTTAGACCCTGCACATATATGCATTGCCGCTTCAACCTCGTGATCTCCAAAGGCCGCATCAAATTGCGTTTCAGAATATGAATATTCTTGCAACTCGTACCAACTAGTTCGATACAATAACCAGATATTTCATAAGAGCAGCTTATATCAAGCTCTATAAGCTTCGTGCAGTTTGATGCTATCTTCCTCATAGACTCAACAGTAATCTTGGGGCTATATGTAACCCCAAGTACTTCAAGATTAGGACACCTACAAATCAAGATTTGATCAATCTTATGCAATCAATCTCAGCGGATCTAGGCAAACAGAAACGTAGGTACCTTTCGGCGACGTAGGAGAGAGATTGATCTGTACAATGCCTGACTCGAATCTCCTTGAGACCGCCTTTGCTCCGGTCGACAACAGACCGGATGGTTGAGTCAACTTTTTCCTCAAATTCAGGACTCCACCAGTGGTTTGAATCTTCGGAAGATAGAAACTCAGCTTCCAAGTCCAAGGTAATGTTTAGGGATGGGTCGTGGCATAGCTTCGTCCATGTTTTGCAGACCAGCATGGGTCCGTTCCATAGTTGACCAATGCTCAGACGTGAGAAGATGTCGAGGAGACATTCCGGAGTCAACTCTGTCCAGTCAGGGAGGACTCTAGATCCCATCTGATCGAGAACGAAGAAGATTGTTAGACTAGTGATTGAATATGTTTGCGACGAATATCTTACAACAAAGAACcgatcaaattatatatattagttttcagAATACTTGTTTCTTGATTTAACTTTTATATTAAGAAAGCAACTCCGCGTTTCCGTGATCGCTGACTTCTTCGAGGGAGAGAGAGCTTCGTTGTTTCGTTTGGTCTTTGTTTAgagtttttagagttttaaaACTCTCCAGCTATTTGAGCTTAGCCATTTCTAGGTCATTTAAAACACAAATGATTAAAAGAAGATTACCTTGACTAGAGATTTTacaagattttgtttttgtttataaaatctcTTGTTATTCaactaatatttttcaaaaacttttaaaactGTGTTATCGAACGTGAAATTTATGTAATTAACTATTTATAAGAACATGTATCAAAA comes from the Brassica rapa cultivar Chiifu-401-42 chromosome A01, CAAS_Brap_v3.01, whole genome shotgun sequence genome and includes:
- the LOC103855010 gene encoding pentatricopeptide repeat-containing protein At5g65560, which codes for MALRRQFFSTSVKSATCERLLSALSEFYRQKNINLSPKPSHKISPHVKPVTIPISLRSIFSEFRWQNNPSLVSFLQYATSVDVSSLSSLSLNPNFKDTVSCHAAVLHVLTSHGISCHVPRIFISMTKMCRSVQESMLVADFYRRFKSQLTPKYCHALLDLLAKYDVVVEMKKVYTEILEKGMVSSRGTYTPNLMIESYCKRGYVVESRQYLCKMIQAGLAPDLVTFTSLVLGHCRRHHVEAAFHVFNEMVDHGCAQCYEKLILEICEVRNLEMAERVLDQMLKEGIVPSDSIFITLVNRCCMLQEYGEAVKIVEDMIRCGHLLPFEYCKTLVYRLYDVGDKRRAGSLIKKLLCSGFYHDELACENWLNIGQSGSLLHLLFYELQPSSALFL
- the LOC103852549 gene encoding putative F-box/LRR-repeat protein 19 isoform X2: MGSRVLPDWTELTPECLLDIFSRLSIGQLWNGPMLVCKTWTKLCHDPSLNITLDLEAEFLSSEDSNHWWSPEFEEKVDSTIRSVVDRSKGGLKEIRVRHCTDQSLSYVAERCPNLEVLGVTYSPKITVESMRKIASNCTKLIELDISCSYEISGYCIELVGTSCKNIHILKRNLMRPLEITRLKRQCIYVQGLSFETLGNADAQSILKYMSQLLD
- the LOC103852549 gene encoding putative F-box/LRR-repeat protein 19 isoform X1, whose product is MGSRVLPDWTELTPECLLDIFSRLSIGQLWNGPMLVCKTWTKLCHDPSLNITLDLEAEFLSSEDSNHWWSPEFEEKVDSTIRSVVDRSKGGLKEIRVRHCTDQSLSYVAERCPNLEVLGVTYSPKITVESMRKIASNCTKLIELDISCSYEISGYCIELVGTSCKNIHILKRNLMRPLEITRLKRQCIYVQGLSFETLGNADAQSILKYMSQVKHLELRFSTLTDRALSKLCKQCSNLEYLDLFGCSYLTSDCITTSTSTLRNLKEIKLG
- the LOC103855021 gene encoding putative F-box/LRR-repeat protein 19 — translated: MGSRVHPDWTELPPECLLGIFSRLSMGQRRNGQMLVCKTWKNLCQDPSLNTILDLKAEFLSSADSIYWWSPESEEKVNSTIRSVVDQSEGGLKEIRVRHCTDQSLFFDNRPDG